In a genomic window of Amycolatopsis japonica:
- a CDS encoding HNH endonuclease signature motif containing protein, which yields MDSLGDNDAIAAAVAASEGIARLEAVRFRALRQLGRHRDDAASVVQEVAFALSVVDGHAAGLVSTAAALMSRLPRTLGLLDQGKVGGYGAMKVATATAWLSDDDARAVDAVLEDRIPDRNSDQIRKAANHAAMMADRDGAARRTERNRAGRRLSVRQGETGVASIEVEDGPVEKVAAAYTRIDREARALRAGGETRTLDQLRADVALDLLLGGQGGKSERSEVFLYMDLNTYLGLNDDPAEMAGHGHIPASLARQIAGGPNTVLRRIITDPLSGQVLDLGRDRYRPTAGLDEFVRVRDRECRRPGCHRVAQACDLDHSVPWQHGGHTADTELIDLCRRDHRLKDEPGWNYRLASDGTLTITTPTGRSYDSSPPPLHEPRAEEPPPF from the coding sequence CTGGATTCATTGGGAGACAACGACGCCATCGCCGCAGCAGTCGCGGCGTCGGAAGGGATCGCGAGACTGGAGGCCGTCCGGTTTCGTGCCTTGAGACAGCTGGGACGTCATCGCGACGATGCCGCCAGTGTGGTGCAGGAGGTCGCGTTCGCACTGTCCGTTGTGGACGGTCACGCGGCCGGGCTGGTGTCGACGGCGGCGGCGTTGATGTCTCGCCTGCCTCGCACACTGGGGCTGCTGGATCAAGGCAAAGTGGGTGGATATGGGGCGATGAAAGTCGCCACCGCCACCGCGTGGCTCTCCGACGACGATGCCCGCGCGGTCGACGCGGTCCTGGAGGACCGGATACCGGACCGGAACTCCGATCAGATCCGGAAAGCGGCCAACCACGCCGCGATGATGGCCGACCGTGACGGAGCGGCTCGGCGGACTGAACGCAATCGCGCCGGACGCCGGCTGTCTGTGCGACAGGGAGAGACCGGGGTGGCCTCCATCGAAGTCGAGGACGGCCCGGTGGAGAAAGTGGCCGCCGCCTACACCCGCATCGACCGCGAAGCACGAGCACTGCGGGCCGGTGGAGAGACCCGCACGCTGGATCAGCTGCGGGCGGATGTCGCCCTTGATCTTCTGCTGGGTGGCCAGGGTGGGAAGAGTGAACGGTCCGAGGTGTTTCTCTATATGGACCTCAACACTTATCTCGGGTTGAACGACGATCCGGCGGAGATGGCCGGACACGGGCACATTCCGGCGTCGCTGGCCCGGCAGATCGCCGGCGGACCGAACACCGTGTTGCGGCGGATCATCACCGATCCGCTCTCGGGGCAGGTTCTCGATCTTGGCCGGGATCGGTACCGGCCGACGGCGGGGTTGGATGAGTTCGTGCGGGTACGGGACCGGGAATGCCGAAGACCGGGGTGTCATCGTGTGGCGCAGGCTTGCGATCTCGATCATTCGGTGCCGTGGCAACACGGTGGCCATACCGCGGATACCGAGCTGATCGATCTATGTCGCCGTGATCATCGGTTGAAGGACGAGCCAGGCTGGAACTATCGGTTGGCCTCCGATGGGACCCTCACGATCACCACGCCCACGGGGCGGAGTTATGACAGTTCGCCTCCGCCGCTGCATGAACCCCGTGCCGAGGAACCACCACCGTTCTGA
- a CDS encoding GH1 family beta-glucosidase translates to MTLGFPDGFRWGTATAAYQIEGSTTADGRGPSIWDTFTARSGLANGDPACDHYRRYREDIGLLRELGIPYYRFSVAWSRIMPDGRTVEPRGLAFYDRLVDALLEHGITPMVTLYHWDLPEALQTEGGWPNREIADLFADYARTVHKVLGDRVRQWTTINEPFCAAFIGYGNGDHAPGIQDEGAALVAGHNLLLAHGKAAQALRSDGGEQEVSIVLNFAPVLTDVDDAAHREAARKFDFLHNRFFLDPLLGRGYPPELLADLAHLGTLEPAIADGDLEIIAQPLDVLGVNYYAPARAMPLEDPEADSNCPLPGLRGMDVQPPRGELTSLGWEQRPECFTELLLWLQEHCGGLPLVIAENGAAFEDEVVEGRVHDEKRVRYFADHLAAVHAAIERGADVRGYMAWSLLDNFEWAMGYTQRFGLVHVDFETQERVLKDSALFYADVVARNGI, encoded by the coding sequence GTGACACTGGGGTTTCCGGACGGGTTCCGGTGGGGTACGGCCACGGCGGCGTACCAGATCGAGGGTTCGACGACGGCAGACGGCCGCGGACCGTCCATCTGGGACACTTTCACCGCGAGATCCGGCCTGGCCAACGGTGATCCGGCTTGCGACCACTACCGCCGTTACCGCGAGGACATCGGCCTGCTGCGCGAACTCGGCATACCGTACTACCGGTTCTCCGTCGCGTGGTCGCGAATCATGCCGGACGGCCGCACGGTGGAGCCACGCGGGCTCGCCTTCTACGACCGTCTTGTCGATGCGTTGCTGGAACATGGAATCACCCCGATGGTGACGCTCTACCACTGGGACCTGCCCGAGGCATTGCAAACGGAAGGCGGCTGGCCGAATCGCGAGATCGCGGACCTTTTCGCGGATTACGCGCGTACTGTCCACAAAGTACTCGGTGACCGCGTGCGGCAGTGGACCACGATCAACGAGCCGTTCTGCGCCGCCTTCATCGGCTACGGCAACGGCGATCACGCCCCGGGCATCCAGGACGAGGGCGCGGCGCTGGTCGCCGGACACAACCTCCTCTTGGCGCACGGCAAGGCCGCGCAGGCGTTGCGGTCTGACGGCGGCGAACAGGAAGTGTCCATCGTGCTCAACTTCGCCCCCGTGCTGACCGATGTGGACGACGCCGCCCACCGCGAAGCTGCGCGCAAATTCGACTTCCTGCACAACAGGTTCTTCCTCGACCCCCTGCTGGGCCGCGGCTATCCGCCCGAACTGCTGGCGGACCTGGCGCACCTCGGCACCCTGGAACCGGCGATCGCCGACGGTGATCTGGAGATCATCGCGCAGCCGCTGGACGTCCTGGGCGTCAACTACTACGCGCCCGCCCGCGCGATGCCGCTCGAAGATCCCGAAGCCGACAGCAACTGCCCCCTGCCGGGCCTGCGCGGGATGGACGTCCAGCCGCCACGCGGGGAACTGACCTCGCTCGGCTGGGAGCAGCGACCGGAGTGCTTCACCGAACTTTTGCTGTGGCTGCAAGAACATTGTGGCGGCCTGCCGCTCGTGATCGCCGAGAACGGTGCGGCCTTCGAGGACGAAGTAGTCGAAGGCCGCGTACACGACGAGAAGCGCGTACGGTACTTCGCCGACCACCTCGCCGCCGTACACGCCGCGATCGAGCGCGGCGCCGACGTCCGCGGCTACATGGCCTGGTCGCTGCTGGACAACTTCGAGTGGGCCATGGGGTACACGCAGCGATTCGGTCTCGTGCATGTGGATTTCGAAACTCAGGAACGGGTACTCAAGGACAGTGCCCTGTTCTACGCGGATGTGGTGGCGCGCAACGGTATTTAG
- a CDS encoding ABC transporter substrate-binding protein — protein MTRMLAGLTALVLLLAGCSGTPEAGGPIKLTVATFGEFGYEKLFDDYEKAHPGITVEGRVADFETHHRQLATGLGAGRGSADVVAIEEQYLPKFRQSTDKFSDLSEFGAQGLREHWPAWKWDQGTAEGGKYVMGLGTDMGSLALCYRRDLFANAGLPTERDQVAALWPTWEKFAETGERFSSKAPDDVKFADSAGTVYTAMLNQAQENYFSKDDKFIADTNPNVRKAFELAGGMALKKETAAVTTFTQPWTVAIKQSRFAAITCPAWMLTQIQEAGGPELAGKWDVTSVPGKAGNWGGSFLTVPKQGAHRKEAYDLAVWLTAPEQQKRIFLESGLLPSALGAYQDSAVLSHTSPYFSGAPIGKIFAASAEALRPNYRGLRDGEVRPVYGHALGRVEEGKQSLEQAWNQAATEGRAAAAN, from the coding sequence ATGACCCGCATGCTGGCTGGATTGACGGCCCTCGTGCTGCTGCTCGCCGGCTGTTCCGGCACGCCGGAAGCCGGCGGCCCGATCAAGCTCACCGTCGCCACCTTCGGCGAGTTCGGGTACGAAAAACTCTTCGACGACTACGAAAAGGCCCATCCGGGCATCACCGTCGAGGGCCGGGTCGCCGACTTCGAGACGCATCACCGGCAGCTGGCCACCGGGCTCGGCGCCGGACGCGGCAGTGCCGACGTGGTCGCGATCGAAGAGCAGTATCTTCCCAAGTTCCGCCAGTCGACGGACAAGTTCAGCGATCTTTCGGAATTCGGCGCGCAGGGCCTCCGCGAGCACTGGCCTGCCTGGAAATGGGACCAGGGCACCGCCGAGGGCGGGAAGTACGTGATGGGCCTCGGTACCGACATGGGCAGTCTCGCGCTCTGCTACCGCCGTGACCTGTTCGCGAACGCCGGCCTGCCGACCGAGCGCGACCAGGTGGCCGCGCTGTGGCCGACCTGGGAGAAGTTCGCCGAAACCGGAGAACGGTTCAGCTCCAAGGCACCGGACGACGTCAAGTTCGCCGACTCGGCGGGCACCGTCTACACGGCGATGCTCAACCAGGCGCAGGAGAACTACTTCTCCAAGGACGACAAGTTCATCGCCGACACGAATCCCAACGTGCGCAAGGCCTTCGAGCTCGCGGGCGGGATGGCGCTGAAGAAGGAGACCGCGGCGGTCACCACCTTCACGCAGCCGTGGACGGTGGCGATCAAGCAGAGCCGGTTCGCCGCCATCACCTGCCCCGCCTGGATGCTCACCCAGATCCAGGAGGCGGGCGGCCCGGAGCTGGCCGGAAAATGGGACGTCACCTCGGTTCCGGGCAAGGCGGGCAACTGGGGCGGTTCGTTCCTGACCGTCCCGAAGCAGGGCGCGCACCGCAAGGAGGCCTACGACCTCGCCGTCTGGCTCACCGCGCCCGAACAGCAGAAACGGATCTTCCTGGAGAGCGGGTTGCTGCCGAGCGCGCTGGGCGCCTATCAGGACAGTGCCGTGCTTTCCCATACCAGCCCGTATTTCAGCGGCGCGCCCATCGGCAAGATCTTCGCCGCGTCCGCCGAGGCCTTGCGGCCGAACTACCGCGGGCTGCGCGACGGTGAGGTGCGGCCGGTGTACGGGCACGCGCTCGGCCGCGTCGAAGAGGGGAAGCAATCCCTGGAGCAGGCCTGGAACCAGGCCGCCACCGAAGGCCGCGCCGCGGCCGCCAACTGA
- a CDS encoding BTAD domain-containing putative transcriptional regulator, with translation MTNGLRVELLGPPRAWLDDVELKLGPARQRAVFATLATRRGQAVSLGELISDVWGGSAPASATGSVHTYVSGLRGAIRKAGGDAHGILRSSGSSYSLRLDGEALDVHRFERDVAAAKAAHADQRDAAARLTSALGLWRGEAYSGVPGPFAEAERARLAELQLTAVELRATALLGIGDHREVVAELTALVQRHPLRESLHETLMRALHASGRQIEALGAYREARRILRDELGVEPGAPLRDLHQRILDGSEKPVTAPKPVPVRVVPPPVAKAIERGGHGHLPGRARQVERLDGFVTDVLAGRGRPVWLEGEPGIGKSELLIAGLAGAAARGCQLAWTAADELQQRFPLQVIMECLGVHHGAADPAKAKLAGELHAEPAHGDWGPTDPILSTVDKLLTLVDETCAAGPLVLVIDDLHWADEASVLLWQRLAAATRQLPLLLVAATRTGHGRRDLARLRRGVEARDGEIMPVEVLTDDDIAAVFEVILAAKLGPSLRPLVRRAAGNPLYAREVAHDLVRSGAVRITAGVAEVTLDGTENAPRSLLAAVARTLETLDPATTEILRTASLLGAEFAVEDIATLAGKSPLEVLQELEPATTAGVIEYAGDKLAFHHPFQRQALYGAIPEPDRAALHRRAAESLARAGAPVKRVAEQLAAGPVPFDPWLAGWLTANHVAVSNRAPHIAADLLRGALDSTVPTREQRETLIAALVRVLFRLELTPEAEAEEAVKTVVDKADLAQMRHFLAALRYRRGDTSGAIEALGDTADDPSIPELWRTSTRTLLANFRRGTLDDLDETERIARGLHTEAVEAGERYPAAHAQQTLWLVHSIRREHDRALTAIDAALETAGHEADLATLRFDLLDNRLFTLQNLDRLGEADATLHAGYETAARHGLPTGPQVSAAVHYYWTGRWDEALAELDSVTEDGPAITFYGVREPGAAALLLHGVAALIAGHRDERVAVRAHLEAAEAHSPSNSSERESCDFYLAAQAMAAEQRGELDDALRLFAPVLRPDYARMMLRHQWLPDVVRVAIAAGNDAVAQEALAVCAEEASQETVPARATAAALRCRALIDGDPEGMRAAADHYREVRRPIELAAALEDAAELLGRAGYLEEATRSLTEACEVLGPVGATWSIRRAESRLRRYGVLSRAERGPRHSGALSPLELRVARLVAAKLSNPEIAAELSLPRRTVQSLVSRVLTKLHADSRLTVGDQLPRRLA, from the coding sequence GTGACGAACGGGCTGCGCGTCGAGCTGCTCGGGCCGCCTCGTGCCTGGCTGGACGACGTCGAGCTGAAGCTCGGGCCCGCCCGCCAGCGTGCGGTCTTCGCCACCCTGGCGACGCGGCGCGGCCAGGCGGTCTCCCTCGGCGAGCTGATCTCGGACGTCTGGGGCGGGTCGGCGCCCGCCAGCGCCACCGGCAGTGTCCACACCTATGTCTCCGGCCTGCGCGGGGCGATCCGCAAGGCGGGCGGGGACGCGCACGGAATACTGCGTTCGTCCGGATCGAGCTACTCGCTGCGGCTGGACGGGGAAGCGCTCGACGTCCACCGGTTCGAAAGGGACGTCGCCGCCGCCAAAGCGGCACACGCCGATCAGCGGGACGCGGCCGCGCGGCTCACCTCCGCGCTCGGTCTCTGGCGCGGCGAGGCCTACTCCGGCGTGCCCGGCCCGTTCGCCGAAGCGGAACGCGCCCGGCTCGCCGAACTCCAGCTCACCGCCGTCGAACTGCGTGCCACGGCCCTGCTCGGCATCGGCGACCACCGTGAAGTGGTGGCCGAGCTGACCGCGCTGGTGCAGCGGCATCCGTTGCGCGAGTCCCTGCACGAGACGCTCATGCGCGCCCTGCATGCCAGCGGGCGCCAGATCGAGGCGCTCGGCGCGTATCGCGAGGCCAGGCGGATCCTCCGCGACGAACTCGGCGTCGAACCCGGCGCCCCGCTGCGGGATCTGCACCAGCGCATCCTCGACGGCAGCGAAAAGCCCGTCACCGCGCCGAAACCGGTGCCGGTCCGCGTCGTGCCGCCGCCGGTGGCCAAGGCGATCGAACGGGGCGGCCATGGCCACCTGCCCGGCCGTGCCCGGCAGGTCGAGCGGCTCGACGGCTTCGTCACCGACGTGCTCGCCGGCCGCGGCCGCCCGGTCTGGCTCGAAGGCGAACCGGGCATCGGCAAATCGGAACTGCTGATCGCCGGGCTGGCCGGTGCCGCGGCGCGCGGCTGCCAGCTCGCCTGGACCGCGGCCGACGAGCTGCAGCAACGGTTCCCGTTGCAGGTGATCATGGAATGTCTCGGCGTGCACCACGGCGCGGCGGATCCGGCCAAGGCCAAGCTGGCCGGTGAGCTGCACGCCGAACCCGCGCACGGGGACTGGGGCCCCACCGATCCGATCTTGTCCACTGTGGACAAGTTGCTGACGCTGGTCGACGAGACCTGCGCGGCGGGCCCGCTGGTGCTGGTGATCGACGACCTCCACTGGGCCGACGAGGCCAGTGTGCTGTTGTGGCAGCGGCTGGCCGCCGCCACCCGCCAGCTGCCGTTGCTGCTGGTCGCCGCCACGCGCACCGGGCACGGCCGCCGGGACCTGGCCCGGCTGCGTCGCGGAGTCGAAGCGAGGGACGGCGAGATCATGCCGGTCGAGGTGCTGACCGACGACGACATCGCCGCCGTGTTCGAGGTGATCCTCGCGGCGAAGCTCGGGCCGAGCCTGCGCCCGCTGGTCCGGCGCGCGGCCGGGAATCCGCTCTATGCCAGGGAAGTCGCGCACGACCTGGTCCGGAGCGGCGCGGTGAGGATCACGGCGGGCGTGGCCGAGGTGACGCTGGACGGCACCGAGAACGCGCCGCGGTCGTTGCTCGCGGCGGTGGCCAGGACGCTGGAGACCCTCGACCCGGCCACGACCGAGATCCTGCGCACCGCCTCCCTGCTGGGAGCGGAGTTCGCCGTCGAGGACATCGCCACGCTGGCGGGCAAGAGCCCGCTCGAGGTCCTGCAGGAGCTGGAGCCCGCCACCACGGCGGGCGTCATCGAGTACGCCGGCGACAAGCTCGCCTTCCACCATCCGTTCCAGCGGCAGGCGCTCTACGGCGCCATCCCCGAACCGGACCGTGCCGCGCTGCACCGGCGTGCCGCCGAATCGCTCGCGCGGGCGGGCGCGCCGGTCAAACGGGTCGCCGAACAACTGGCGGCCGGGCCGGTGCCGTTCGACCCGTGGCTGGCGGGCTGGCTCACCGCGAACCACGTCGCGGTGTCCAACCGCGCCCCGCATATCGCGGCCGACCTGCTGCGCGGCGCTCTCGACAGCACGGTGCCCACCCGTGAACAACGGGAGACGCTGATCGCCGCGCTGGTCCGCGTGCTGTTCCGGCTCGAACTCACTCCCGAGGCCGAAGCCGAGGAGGCGGTGAAGACCGTCGTGGACAAGGCGGATCTCGCGCAGATGCGGCATTTCCTGGCCGCGCTGCGCTACCGCCGGGGCGACACATCCGGCGCGATCGAGGCGCTCGGCGACACCGCGGACGATCCGTCGATCCCGGAACTCTGGCGCACCAGCACCCGGACGCTGCTCGCCAACTTCCGTCGCGGCACCCTCGACGATCTCGACGAGACTGAACGGATCGCGCGGGGCCTGCACACCGAGGCGGTCGAAGCGGGTGAGCGCTATCCCGCCGCGCACGCGCAGCAGACGTTGTGGCTCGTGCACTCGATCCGCCGGGAGCACGACCGGGCGCTGACCGCGATCGACGCCGCGCTGGAGACCGCCGGCCACGAGGCCGACCTGGCGACGCTGCGGTTCGACCTGCTCGACAACCGGCTCTTCACCCTGCAGAACCTCGACCGGCTCGGCGAGGCCGACGCCACGCTGCACGCCGGGTACGAGACCGCGGCACGGCATGGTCTGCCGACCGGTCCGCAGGTCTCGGCGGCCGTGCACTACTACTGGACAGGGCGTTGGGACGAGGCGCTGGCCGAACTGGACTCGGTCACGGAGGACGGCCCGGCGATCACCTTCTACGGCGTGCGCGAGCCGGGTGCCGCCGCCCTGTTGCTGCACGGGGTCGCCGCGCTCATCGCGGGCCATCGCGACGAACGCGTCGCCGTCCGCGCCCATCTGGAAGCGGCCGAGGCGCACTCGCCGTCGAACTCGTCCGAACGCGAGAGCTGCGACTTCTACCTGGCGGCACAGGCGATGGCCGCCGAACAACGCGGCGAACTCGACGACGCGTTGCGGCTGTTCGCGCCGGTGCTGCGCCCCGACTACGCCCGGATGATGCTGCGCCACCAATGGCTTCCCGACGTCGTCCGCGTCGCGATCGCGGCCGGGAACGACGCCGTCGCCCAAGAGGCGCTCGCCGTCTGCGCCGAAGAGGCGAGCCAAGAGACCGTGCCCGCCAGGGCCACCGCTGCCGCCCTGAGGTGCCGGGCGCTGATCGACGGCGACCCCGAAGGCATGCGGGCCGCGGCCGATCACTACCGCGAGGTCCGTCGGCCCATCGAACTCGCGGCCGCCCTGGAAGACGCCGCCGAACTGCTCGGCCGCGCCGGGTACCTCGAAGAGGCCACCCGCTCGCTCACCGAGGCCTGCGAAGTGCTCGGGCCGGTCGGTGCCACCTGGAGCATCCGCCGCGCGGAAAGCAGGCTGCGCCGCTACGGCGTCTTGAGCCGCGCGGAACGGGGCCCCCGGCACAGCGGGGCGCTGTCGCCGCTGGAACTGCGGGTCGCGCGGCTGGTGGCGGCGAAACTGTCCAACCCGGAGATCGCCGCGGAGCTGAGCCTTCCCAGAAGGACGGTGCAGTCGCTGGTGTCCAGGGTGCTGACCAAACTGCACGCCGATTCCCGGCTGACCGTCGGCGATCAGCTGCCGAGACGACTCGCCTGA
- a CDS encoding BTAD domain-containing putative transcriptional regulator — protein sequence MDEVSSLTVRLLGGSPARHGDGEIALGPAQRQAVFATLALHAGQFVSRREIIDAVWGERPPDSATGIVYTYVSALRRALEPAGEPLVASRAGYRLDLPKQQVDVHVFEAELDRARAHRLDGAHQRELESLRSALGQWRGSALDGIPGPFAETQRARLNELRLSALERQAEVALRLGEHRELVDELAVLVERHPLREGLHRMLITALFRSGRQAEALAAFDRARETIIERSGLEPGPELLDLRRRILNDDPALHGRQERPRRTQAVPARPSAFVGREFELGRLRRHLSALLDEGRGGTVWLDGEAGSGKSAFLAEALATVRSRTRWVVADELSGAVPMSLIADCLGAAALDDLGKTVTELCEDGPQVLVFEDLHWADEESLLAWQRLHRLTERLPLLLIGSARPLPRRRTLDVLRSEFDGEIVPLPPFDGPAVAALAEETMARAPGDDFLRFAAEYTAGNAGYLRELFAEFADGHEPDTAPHGRLSAVVETHLATLSVPGKRTLSSAALLGSSFTVADLAGVTGREPRSLTGAVEEALAAHVLEAEGERLRFRVPLVRAVFAANTPPAIRAVLHQEIATTMADSGAPADRVAEQLLQAGDELTAPWIPRWVLDNVRALSAGTAVELLDVLSHQRNLTEEQHEELTGELAALLLPESAAVPSWPTQPWCTPLHALARVRNPSAPRTS from the coding sequence ATGGACGAGGTTTCCTCGCTGACGGTGCGGCTGCTGGGCGGTTCCCCCGCTCGCCACGGCGACGGCGAGATCGCGCTGGGTCCTGCCCAGCGGCAGGCGGTGTTCGCCACGCTCGCACTGCACGCCGGCCAGTTCGTCTCCCGCCGGGAGATCATCGACGCCGTCTGGGGCGAGCGGCCTCCGGACAGCGCCACCGGCATCGTGTACACCTACGTCTCGGCGCTGCGCCGCGCGCTGGAGCCCGCCGGCGAACCGCTCGTCGCCAGCCGCGCGGGCTATCGCCTCGACCTGCCGAAGCAGCAGGTCGACGTCCACGTCTTCGAAGCCGAGCTGGACCGTGCCCGCGCGCACCGGCTCGACGGCGCGCACCAGCGGGAGCTGGAGTCGCTGCGGTCCGCGCTCGGGCAGTGGCGGGGCTCCGCGCTCGACGGGATCCCCGGCCCGTTCGCCGAGACCCAGCGCGCGCGGCTGAACGAACTGCGTCTGAGCGCGCTCGAACGTCAGGCCGAGGTCGCGCTGCGGCTCGGCGAGCATCGCGAACTCGTGGACGAGCTCGCCGTGCTGGTCGAGCGCCATCCGCTGCGCGAAGGCCTGCACCGCATGCTGATCACCGCGTTGTTCCGGTCCGGGAGGCAGGCCGAGGCCCTGGCAGCGTTCGACCGCGCCCGCGAGACGATCATCGAGCGGTCCGGCCTCGAACCCGGCCCGGAACTGCTGGACCTGCGGCGACGGATCCTGAACGACGATCCGGCACTGCACGGCCGGCAGGAACGCCCCCGTCGGACGCAGGCCGTCCCCGCCCGGCCGTCCGCTTTCGTCGGCCGCGAATTCGAGCTCGGCCGCCTGCGACGGCACCTCTCCGCCCTGCTCGACGAAGGCCGCGGCGGAACGGTCTGGCTGGACGGCGAGGCGGGCAGTGGCAAGAGCGCGTTCCTGGCCGAGGCGCTGGCCACGGTGAGGAGCAGGACACGCTGGGTCGTGGCCGACGAGCTGAGCGGCGCGGTCCCGATGAGCCTCATCGCCGACTGCCTCGGCGCCGCGGCGCTCGACGATCTCGGCAAAACGGTCACCGAACTCTGCGAAGACGGGCCGCAGGTGCTCGTCTTCGAAGATCTGCACTGGGCCGACGAGGAAAGCCTGCTCGCCTGGCAGCGGCTTCACCGGCTCACCGAGCGCCTGCCGCTGCTGCTGATCGGCTCGGCGCGCCCGCTCCCCCGGCGCCGCACGCTCGACGTCCTCCGCTCGGAGTTCGACGGCGAGATCGTCCCGCTGCCGCCGTTCGACGGCCCGGCCGTCGCCGCGCTCGCCGAAGAGACCATGGCCAGGGCCCCGGGCGACGACTTCCTCCGGTTCGCCGCCGAGTACACCGCCGGGAACGCCGGCTATCTGCGCGAGCTGTTCGCCGAGTTCGCCGACGGCCACGAGCCGGACACCGCGCCGCATGGCAGGCTCTCCGCCGTGGTGGAGACTCATCTCGCCACGCTTTCCGTGCCGGGCAAGCGAACGCTGAGTTCCGCCGCGCTGCTCGGCTCGTCGTTCACCGTCGCGGATCTCGCGGGCGTCACCGGCCGCGAACCGCGGTCGCTCACCGGGGCGGTCGAGGAGGCGCTCGCCGCGCACGTTCTCGAAGCCGAGGGAGAACGTCTGCGGTTCCGCGTTCCGCTCGTTCGAGCGGTGTTCGCCGCGAACACCCCGCCCGCCATCCGCGCCGTGCTGCACCAGGAGATCGCCACGACCATGGCGGACTCCGGCGCGCCCGCGGATCGTGTCGCCGAACAGCTGCTCCAGGCAGGCGACGAGCTGACCGCGCCCTGGATCCCCCGCTGGGTGCTCGACAACGTCCGCGCGCTGTCCGCCGGGACCGCCGTCGAACTGCTCGATGTGCTTTCCCACCAACGGAATCTCACCGAGGAGCAGCACGAGGAGCTGACCGGCGAGCTCGCCGCGCTGCTGCTGCCCGAATCGGCCGCCGTGCCCTCCTGGCCCACCCAGCCCTGGTGCACGCCGCTGCACGCACTCGCCCGGGTGCGCAACCCGAGCGCACCGAGGACGTCCTAA
- a CDS encoding helix-turn-helix transcriptional regulator, producing MDTETRQITVAVHAPDPITTAGLASQLGTQQGIDIRDWERRAETDVLVFAAECLTPEIVLWLRRLAAEDGKPVVLVVSQISEAELVPAIECRVVAVLPRSATTGERLAHAVRAAATGGGVLPPSLLGELLKHVERLQREVLDPMGVNTAGLTTREIDVLRLMAEGKDTVEIAGELSYSERSVKHIIQGITGRLKLKNRPHAVAYAVRAGVI from the coding sequence GTGGACACGGAAACCCGACAGATCACCGTGGCGGTGCACGCGCCCGATCCGATCACCACGGCGGGTCTGGCCAGCCAGCTGGGCACGCAGCAGGGGATCGACATCCGGGACTGGGAGCGGCGCGCCGAGACCGACGTACTGGTGTTCGCCGCCGAATGCCTGACGCCGGAGATCGTGCTCTGGCTGCGGCGGCTCGCCGCCGAGGACGGCAAACCGGTGGTGCTCGTGGTGAGCCAGATCAGCGAGGCGGAGCTCGTGCCCGCCATCGAATGCCGGGTGGTGGCGGTCCTGCCGCGGTCGGCCACGACCGGCGAACGGCTGGCGCACGCGGTCCGCGCGGCGGCCACCGGCGGCGGGGTGCTCCCGCCGAGCCTGCTCGGCGAACTGCTCAAACACGTCGAACGGCTGCAGCGCGAGGTCCTCGACCCGATGGGCGTCAACACCGCCGGGCTCACCACGCGGGAGATCGACGTGCTGCGGCTGATGGCCGAGGGCAAGGACACCGTCGAGATCGCCGGTGAGCTCAGCTACTCGGAACGCAGCGTGAAGCACATCATCCAGGGCATCACCGGACGGCTGAAGCTGAAGAACCGTCCGCATGCCGTCGCGTACGCCGTACGGGCCGGGGTGATCTAG
- a CDS encoding EF-hand domain-containing protein, with amino-acid sequence MASDLQRRKVSGVFAAMDVDGDGFLEEQDFQALADRWARRRGPGDERRLTGIMLSWWTTLLAASDLNRDDKVTLDEVLMVVDKLPDTPEAVTATADAMFEAVDENRDGLISAAEYHQMIEVWNGRPTDTDATFPLLDSDGDGMLSRDEFAALWLEFWAGDDAEAPGTLVFGPLAV; translated from the coding sequence ATGGCAAGCGACTTGCAGCGGCGCAAGGTGTCGGGGGTCTTCGCCGCGATGGACGTCGACGGCGACGGTTTCCTTGAGGAGCAGGACTTCCAGGCCTTGGCCGACCGCTGGGCGCGGCGGCGCGGGCCGGGTGACGAACGGCGCCTGACCGGCATCATGCTGAGCTGGTGGACGACGTTGCTGGCGGCCTCGGATCTGAACCGCGACGACAAGGTCACCCTGGACGAAGTACTGATGGTGGTCGACAAGCTCCCGGACACGCCGGAGGCCGTGACCGCCACGGCCGACGCGATGTTCGAAGCGGTCGACGAGAACCGCGACGGCCTGATCTCCGCGGCGGAGTATCACCAGATGATCGAGGTGTGGAACGGCCGCCCCACCGACACCGACGCCACCTTCCCGCTGCTGGACTCCGACGGCGACGGAATGCTGTCCCGGGACGAGTTCGCCGCGCTGTGGCTGGAGTTCTGGGCGGGTGACGACGCGGAGGCGCCGGGCACCCTCGTCTTCGGCCCGCTGGCCGTCTGA